A single genomic interval of Arachis duranensis cultivar V14167 chromosome 7, aradu.V14167.gnm2.J7QH, whole genome shotgun sequence harbors:
- the LOC127740616 gene encoding uncharacterized protein LOC127740616 has protein sequence MVVTGLAAAAPLSPPHPRRVAIVALTTSPPSSSRAWRKHSTTGFVRFLPSNLSLPPRLITRSGREDARTGAAARLPSSLHGWARRCGRSPPFLHHRRRSITRAAGLAVCCCGVAGASGRCAGRRRPQLKPLASWVLIVVSCSAVHRRRNWARFTARTDAQVPDSILLLHHSVSYSYSSSFGNRMVGIKSVSVVKVNGTVNAAATECEPIEKEFMWRS, from the exons ATGGTTGTCACGGGCTTGGCGGCCGCCGCGCCTTTGTCGCCACCGCACCCACGCCGTGTCGCTATTGTCGCCCTCACTACATCGCCGCCGTCGAGCTCGCGAGCGTGGAGGAAGCACAGCACCACCGGTTTCGTCAGGTTTTTGCCGTCGAACTTGTCTCTACCTCCGCGACTGATCACACGCTCAGGGAGAGAGGATGCACGAACAGGAGCCGCCGCGAGGTTGCCGTCGTCACTGCATGGCTGGGCTCGCCGTTGTGGAAGGTCACCGCCTTTCCTCCACCATCGCCGAAGGTCCATCACCAGAGCTGCTGGGCTCGCCGTATGTTGCTGTGGTGTCGCCGGAGCTTCAGGCCGCTGTGCTGGCCGCCGGAGACCGCAGCTGAAGCCTCTGGCTTCGTGGGTTCTGATTGTTGTAAGTTGCTCGGCTGTGCACCGTCGTCGGAACTGGGCCAGATTTACCG CTAGGACGGATGCACAGGTCCCTGATTCTATTCTGTTACTCCATCATTCTGTTTCCTATAGCTACA GTTCGAGTTTTGGTAATCGCATGGTTGGAATAAAATCCGTTTCTGTTGTAAAAGTAAATGGAACTGTGAATGCAGCTGCCACAGAATGCGAGCCGATAGAAAAAGAGTTCATGTGGCGTAGCTAG